A genome region from Corynebacterium uberis includes the following:
- a CDS encoding serine protease: MSHSLSVRALACLLACATVTGALASPAAAAPRKMQMSSSTSIDAGTRSRCSITLISDTLAYSAAHCFAFKAKVGDPVTRAHRVIGHITADGMSQPAGKRIDAVRIALDPDAVTVLSPHEIGDSLALRTGDIVHRTGVSSSSVGPMLDDAAKIVRYRETGDIATRCVDATSRPGDSGSAVLDAQEKVVGILTHGPGDHEYCFAPIDLAEAMS, encoded by the coding sequence ATGAGTCACTCCCTGTCCGTTCGCGCCCTAGCCTGCCTGTTGGCCTGCGCCACCGTCACCGGCGCTCTCGCCTCCCCCGCCGCGGCCGCCCCACGCAAGATGCAGATGAGCTCGTCGACGTCCATCGACGCGGGCACGCGCAGCCGCTGCTCGATCACCCTGATCAGCGACACGCTCGCCTATTCGGCCGCGCACTGTTTCGCGTTCAAGGCCAAGGTGGGCGATCCCGTCACTCGCGCCCACCGAGTCATCGGGCACATCACTGCGGACGGCATGAGCCAGCCAGCGGGCAAGCGTATCGACGCCGTGCGCATCGCCCTTGACCCGGACGCCGTCACTGTCTTAAGCCCCCACGAGATCGGCGATTCGCTGGCCCTGCGCACAGGCGACATCGTGCATCGTACCGGGGTCTCCTCTTCGAGCGTTGGCCCCATGCTCGATGATGCCGCCAAGATCGTGCGCTACCGGGAAACCGGCGACATCGCCACCCGCTGCGTCGACGCGACCTCGCGCCCCGGCGATTCCGGCAGCGCGGTGCTGGACGCGCAAGAAAAGGTCGTGGGCATTCTTACCCACGGGCCCGGCGACCATGAGTACTGCTTCGCCCCCATCGATCTTGCTGAGGCGATGAGCTAA
- a CDS encoding helix-turn-helix transcriptional regulator: MQSTSALPRPVASDDKDFYRRDLAVVDLSTDTIFWTTAQVAAYCGISRQTLSSYVSRSQAPAPVGKFNGLPLWEAESIKVWHHSRPSQRRLHPQP, from the coding sequence ATGCAAAGCACTAGCGCCCTGCCCCGGCCCGTCGCTAGCGATGACAAGGATTTCTACCGGCGTGACCTCGCCGTGGTGGATCTATCCACGGACACCATTTTCTGGACGACCGCCCAGGTGGCGGCCTATTGCGGAATTTCGCGGCAAACGTTGAGCTCCTACGTTTCCCGTTCGCAGGCCCCCGCCCCCGTTGGCAAGTTCAACGGCCTGCCGCTGTGGGAGGCAGAGAGCATTAAAGTGTGGCACCACTCTCGCCCCTCACAGCGGCGGCTGCACCCCCAGCCTTAG
- the gdhA gene encoding NADP-specific glutamate dehydrogenase has translation MSIDEQVSSYYEKLLKRNAGEPEFHQAVAEVLDSLKIVLEKDPHYADYGLIQRLCEPERQLIFRVPWVDDEGTVQVNRGFRVQFNSALGPYKGGLRFHPSVNLGIIKFLGFEQIFKNSLTGLPIGGGKGGSDFDPKGKSEQEVMRFCQSFMTELYRHIGEYRDVPAGDIGVGGREIGFLFGQYRRLANQHESGVLTGKGLNWGGSLVRTEATGYGCVYLTSEMMKTHGDSFEGAKVIVSGSGNVAIYAMEKAQELGATVVGFSDSSGWVATPKGVDVAALKDIKEVRRGRVSDYAKEIDGATYHEDGSVWDLAADVALPCATQNELDGDHARTLISNGVRYVAEGANMPSTAEAIEVFRGEKGVHFAPGKAANAGGVATSALEMQQNASRDSWTFEYTDERLHKIMSNIFRAMDNTAKEYDREDDYVVGANIAGFKKVADAMLAQGII, from the coding sequence ATGTCCATCGATGAGCAGGTATCCAGCTACTACGAAAAGTTGCTCAAGCGCAACGCCGGCGAGCCGGAATTCCACCAGGCAGTGGCGGAAGTTCTGGACTCGCTGAAGATTGTCCTGGAGAAGGATCCCCACTACGCGGACTACGGCCTGATCCAGCGCCTGTGCGAGCCCGAGCGTCAGCTCATCTTCCGGGTGCCCTGGGTTGATGATGAAGGCACCGTCCAGGTCAACCGCGGCTTCCGCGTCCAGTTCAACTCCGCACTGGGCCCCTACAAGGGCGGCCTGCGCTTCCACCCCTCCGTCAACCTGGGCATCATCAAGTTCCTGGGCTTCGAGCAGATCTTTAAGAACTCCCTGACCGGCCTGCCCATCGGCGGCGGCAAGGGTGGCTCCGACTTTGATCCCAAGGGCAAGTCCGAGCAGGAAGTCATGCGCTTCTGCCAGTCCTTCATGACCGAGCTCTACCGCCACATCGGTGAGTACCGCGACGTTCCCGCCGGCGACATCGGAGTTGGCGGCCGCGAGATCGGCTTCCTCTTCGGCCAGTACCGCCGCCTGGCCAACCAGCACGAGTCCGGAGTCCTGACCGGCAAGGGCCTGAACTGGGGCGGTTCCCTGGTGCGCACCGAGGCCACCGGCTACGGCTGCGTCTACCTGACCTCAGAGATGATGAAGACCCACGGCGACTCCTTCGAGGGCGCCAAGGTCATCGTCTCCGGGTCCGGCAACGTGGCCATCTACGCCATGGAAAAGGCCCAGGAACTCGGCGCGACCGTTGTGGGCTTCTCCGACTCCTCCGGCTGGGTTGCCACGCCGAAGGGTGTCGACGTCGCCGCGCTCAAGGACATCAAGGAAGTCCGCCGCGGCCGCGTGTCTGACTACGCCAAGGAAATCGACGGCGCGACCTACCACGAGGACGGCTCCGTGTGGGATCTCGCTGCCGACGTCGCGTTGCCGTGCGCCACCCAAAACGAACTGGATGGCGATCACGCCCGCACGCTGATCTCCAACGGTGTGCGCTACGTCGCAGAAGGCGCGAATATGCCCTCTACCGCGGAGGCCATTGAGGTATTCCGCGGGGAAAAGGGCGTGCATTTCGCGCCGGGCAAGGCGGCCAATGCCGGCGGCGTGGCCACCTCAGCGCTGGAAATGCAGCAAAACGCCTCGCGGGATTCGTGGACCTTTGAGTACACCGACGAGCGGCTGCACAAGATTATGTCCAACATTTTCCGTGCCATGGATAACACGGCAAAGGAATATGACCGCGAAGACGATTACGTGGTGGGCGCCAACATCGCGGGCTTTAAAAAGGTCGCGGACGCGATGCTGGCCCAGGGGATCATCTAA